TGTGGGAAAAACTGTGTAACATAACATACAATCATTGAATTTCAGGTCCCAAATGAAAAGGTTAAGTGATATaaaaaggaaaccaaaacagaaacaagaaaacaaagcatTGAGAGAAAGTCATAACTCATAACTACCTGGAAGCCTGTAATCTTTCTGCAGGGAGACTTCTTTTTACTATGCAAGCATATTTGAGCATCTAATTGCAAATGATTATCTGCCCCAGAAAAACATAACCACTTCATCAGTACAAACATCCCCAAAATCAATCGATTTGAAGGTCAAAATGTGACACAAGTATAACAATTCTCtcatgaaaagaatttgagataTTGTGATGCATTttgtattgaaaattttacacaaaaatgggtttggaaatttaaaattttcaattaaatatGATGAAATTACTCAACCAGCATcaaaaaatctaaattgaGCACAGACATCTAGTCAGTTCCTATGAAAAGAAGGCGAACAGAAGGAGGGTGAGGAATGCTGGTCACCTGATATATTATAAAATCTGCAATTGCCAGTCATTGAGCCAACAATTCCTCCCTGCACAAGAAATCAGTAGTgtttaaataaacattaatccATATGTGATCATACAGCAACATTTCTACACAATGGAAGGGCAAGAAAATCACCAAACCTGCCCATCAGGGCGATAGCACACAGCAGTAACTATATCTCTTATATCACTCCAATCAACAACTTGGCAGCAAGGAATTCCCCAAATGCGTACTTTGCCATCTATTGAACCACTGATGAAGTAATTATCATCCACAGGATTAAATTGAACGCAGGTCACTGCACAGCACCGtaacataaagaaaaattataagaGGTAGATTCAATATAATACAACAGAAGAGACTAAAACTTTGCTGTTTCATATAATCATACAAACTAGCCAGAAGCGCACCATAATTACTATGGGAAAAGACTTTGAGGCAATGGTCACATCCCACTTGCCAGAGACGAACAGTTTTGTCAACAGAAGACGACAGAAGATACTGCATCCAAAACAACATACCAAATTAAATTTCTGCCATATTTCACTAAAAACGATCAATGTTTTCTTAGATTCCTAAAATTTAGCTGCAATTCAAATAATCACTTACATTATTCCTTGACCAAGAGAGATCCAATATATGACCATCATGCCCGTGAAATTCATGCAATGGTTTCTCCAATATCCGAAAGACTTTAGGGGGGAAAATAACACAAGCTGAATCCGGTGTTTTCCTAAGGCTCCCTGATTTTTTATCCTTATCCGCAAATAGTGGATTTAGTTCAGAGAGATGATTCACCGTGAAGTAAATGCAGGACGGATCTATTTCTGGAATGTCATGTTCATTAGATCTCTCATCCTCCACCACATTCCAGACTCGCACAATCCCATCTTCACCGGCACTTGCTAGGTATTGTCCATCAGGACTGAATTTCATTGCCAAAATCGCACCCTCATGGGCTTGGATATCTTGCCCCATGTAAAGAGCTGAAAGTTCCTTCAATCGCTTCCTGCAATGGCGAACTTTAACTCTCTGAGCCCTGTGCCCCACAATTGCATCATTTTCATTGTCTGTCAATTTATCAGCCTCCCCTTGCCTATCAACAAGGCATGACATGGACCGTAACCTACTCAACCACACCTTCTTAACTCTCTTCAGTATCCCAGCTCTATTGTGCACTTCCTCCACTTGATTTTCCATCAATTGTAGAGACAAGGAAGATGATGAACAAGAAGTGCGCTCAGACTCTTCAGCCACTTCTTGACCTTCACTTACTTTACCATCCTGCCCCAGTTCATCGGCATTACACTCCAATATCATACCTGGATTTCCACCTCTACATGCAGAATTATCCTTTGAACCCAACTCAATTGAGGAATTGGAGTAGCCATTACGCCAGCATGACATAGAAGACTGACTGAAACAAATCTCATCTTCAAAACGTGAGGTTCTCAACACAGCCCCACTAGTCTCTTGAATTCTTTCAACCTCCCCTGGAACGTCACTAGATATGTCTAGTGAAGTCTCTCTCACAATTTGATCTGAACTCAGTCCCATCCACTCCAGAAACTTAACCCTACGCTCCTTAACACTTCCGGGGCTTTGAACCCAAACCTCATATGGAAAACTAGGTGGAACCCAATTGATGAAGGAAGAAGTTGAATCAAATACCTCAATGTTATCAGAACTTGCATCAGATGTTGATGCAATATCCTCTTGGGCATCAAAAAACCCATATTCTTCTTCACTAAAGCTACCCATTATGCTTTGAGTTCAACCCATGAGATTCCACATCAAGAAACCAACATTTTAAGCCCCAGGCAATGTGCCAATATTCAATCCCCCTCCAGACAAGCAACCTTATTGAGTAAGAGTAactacaaaattaaaataaaaaaccaaaaaaacacagaATCCAAGATCAGTTTAACAGAAATACTTgttaaattaaacaagaatggaaataatatcaataaaacaaaaaccaagaGATCCAACATGGATCCCAATCCACACCCATTGAACCTGGTCTTCCAccacaataaaaaaatcacaatttatTATGCAAACGGAGCCACAAATGAAAATTGCAATGaaccaaaattttccaaaaacacTTCTCGGCACACAGAGAAAACCCCATTGGCAGAATTTGATGATCATATGATTACAATTGAATAAATGaaccataaaaatatgaaggacAGAAATAATGGATGaaacaaacatacaattttGATTACATGGGTTTCGTGTCTATGAGATTCCTTTGCAACTGAAGAGGGCATAGATCGAAGCAGCCATACAAATTTGGAGCTTCCGGAACTCGCTCTCTCGAGGAAGCAAAGAAGCACTCTACAGAGAAATgcgaaaataaaataataagcaATTTAGTATTTATttcagcaacaacaaaaaaaaagtagccAAATAGCCAGGGGTAAAACCGGAAAAGGCACGAGTTCCTTGATATTCGTGAACGATGGTCCGAGAAACGAGATTTCGAGAGTAGGATGTgcttgtgttgtgttgtgttgtgttgtgtttgctctctctctctcgctgtATCTCTgtctacaaaataaaatggtaatttcctctcttttttctt
The Prunus dulcis chromosome 2, ALMONDv2, whole genome shotgun sequence DNA segment above includes these coding regions:
- the LOC117619363 gene encoding vegetative incompatibility protein HET-E-1 encodes the protein MGSFSEEEYGFFDAQEDIASTSDASSDNIEVFDSTSSFINWVPPSFPYEVWVQSPGSVKERRVKFLEWMGLSSDQIVRETSLDISSDVPGEVERIQETSGAVLRTSRFEDEICFSQSSMSCWRNGYSNSSIELGSKDNSACRGGNPGMILECNADELGQDGKVSEGQEVAEESERTSCSSSSLSLQLMENQVEEVHNRAGILKRVKKVWLSRLRSMSCLVDRQGEADKLTDNENDAIVGHRAQRVKVRHCRKRLKELSALYMGQDIQAHEGAILAMKFSPDGQYLASAGEDGIVRVWNVVEDERSNEHDIPEIDPSCIYFTVNHLSELNPLFADKDKKSGSLRKTPDSACVIFPPKVFRILEKPLHEFHGHDGHILDLSWSRNNYLLSSSVDKTVRLWQVGCDHCLKVFSHSNYVTCVQFNPVDDNYFISGSIDGKVRIWGIPCCQVVDWSDIRDIVTAVCYRPDGQGGIVGSMTGNCRFYNISDNHLQLDAQICLHSKKKSPCRKITGFQFFPHNPSKVMVTCADSQVRILHGLNVVGKYAGQRNAGNQTSATFTSDGKHIVSVSEDSNVYIWNCGNQEEHVLSQAKKIRSCERFSTNVSIAIPWCGFKRDSLENESQFQAMDGKLPETLPFSSPACFSLSQDSFLESIPKGSATWPEEKLPTSSPLAKPSTMHRSEYKFFKTSCQSTCSSHAWGMVIVTAGWDGRIRSFHNYGLPVPV